The sequence CAGTACTCTCTGGAAATCTGAGCATTGAAAATAACTGCTTTATCAGCAGAtacaagaaaaactgaattgTCCTAAATCGACATAAGATTTGGAAACAAGGTTTTCCCCCCCAAATGCTGAAAATCTATACAGCAAGATTTAGGCAGtacctcattttaaaaaggaatatgtTGTATTTATTGGTGATCaataaaatgtcatcttttgtTAAGATGAACCAACTACATTCAGGATTATTAAATGTCATAATACAGGCATTGACAGCCAAGCAAGAACATGAATATTACTGGTTTTAGCATTTCTCTATGTATTATTATACTGCAATTCACTAATGCTTTGCAGTAAGTGTTCCAAGAAAGCAAGTCAATTATATGATGCATTTCGTTATTAACTGGTGCAGTTGCTGGGTTGCtttcatttggggaaaaaaaaaattcaaataaaaaaaaaacacctcagcCTGCTTATTTAGAAGATACCCTCTAAGGAGAGAAAGACCTTGCCTTACAATTATGTTCCTTCAACAAGTTAAGCTAACCTTCTATGAGGGTATAATTTGTATTTCTAATGTTTTTAGCTCTTTAGCTAAGCTTTgattttttactatttaaaaattaagtaccacacactcttgagaaaattaaaatcatctTTATATAAGGTTTTAAGACATGAATGTCCTATAGTAACTGACAGATTTAAGTAGCAAGCTGTCACCACCTGAAAGCTatgctttttttaaccttaGCACAATTAATAGCAATTACTGTAACTCCAAAGATACTGTACATCCTTCTAATTCCTTATACTAGGTAAAAAGATGTCTACCATTTTCTTGGCATGAGTTGCTTTCATATTTCAGACTGAGATTTGAACCATGACCACGGATTTCCCCACAAGGCTTTTTACCATCTATATTATCAGATAAAGCCATTGTTATAATCTATTATCAGCATTTTAAGCTTCTTACAAATACTATATTCTACTATGTACAGGATCCAGGATGTACATATATAGATGTGCTATGGATAATCAAGCAATACGATACTAATACCAAATACAATATCACCAGCAACTACAGATCTAGATCACCATCAGGGATTTTTGTAAACTAGAAATTACTTTGGGTGCCAGATGCTGATACTTCTTTGTATAGGTACCTTTCATGCATTCAACTAGTAACTGCTATTTTTCAGGCAATGCAGGCTAAAGTAATGTCCAAAAAACCACCAGGTCTCACCAATGGAATTTACGCTTCCAGTAACATTTCCACTTTTAAGTGGTAAGTCTTTCTTACAAAGAATTTTCTAAGtagttttaatacatttaagtGAACcctatgaaattaaaatagtaGTGGTACATCGACTAGCATGTTGCTAACAGATGACAGCAGCTAGCGGTATTTTAGTTACATCCATTTGTCTTGGACAACACTACTGTGGATGCTAATTCTCATATAATATGCCACTTAAAAAGTGGTACCACAGAAACCCTTCTATAATCTAGGAATTTATTATAACTGTGtaaatttgaaacaaattcaAGTCCTATAACTTTAGATATACTAGAAATACTGCTTTCAAACAAGTCTCACTGTTTCCACAGTGAATTGCAAAGCTGTAAGCTATTTACTATTGTTTAATAGCTACATATGAGATAATTTTATTAGTCATCTGGTAATTACAAGATTCACAggcagaaaaatgttgaaactgGACTTAAGTCTACCCAAAAGTATACTGTTAAgtacttttcttttccctttgaacAGTGCTTAAAAGCCAGTGCTTTTTCATCTCCTTGCTACCATCACTAAACTAGTAGACAGAAAATAACCACCAGAAATTCAGGTTCTGAGAAATTCGTAACTCATTGCTACTGAACAATAAAAGTATGcttaaaggtaatttttttcattctctgcacCTGTTAAGAAGTCAGTTCCCTCAAgcaggcatttaaaaacaatggaAGTTATATCTAGTTTAAGAAGCTGAATTACTAACTCCTTAAAGTTTTGTAGTTTAATTTCTATATTTACCTGTTGGATACTTCTagatttttggggttttttggtttggtgtttttgttttggtttgtttttttcccccaatctTCATAAAAGCCAGGTTCCAACTCTAAGGTTTACTTTTATtagctttctccttttcttccccccccccccccttatcTGCCAATAAGGACAAAACCTGTAGAATAAGCACTATCAGGCCTGAAATTAGTATGATTGTACACACCTATAACTTCAGGTATTTGGCATAAGCTGTATCAGACAGGATTGAAACAGGAAcaaattcaataaaaaaaagcaagtactGTAAATACACTGCATACAAATAAGCCATATAAGCCAATGCAGAACAGTGAGgaaattacattattaaaagtttttatttaggTTTGGTCAGTACAGGTAAGATAATATTGGAGTCACAGAGCAATATGCATAAACAGGATACAACAGTTCTTAAAAACTGAGTAACTATGCACACAATTCATAAACATTCGGTCACCTAAGGAGAAAATGCACAGATGTATGGTGGGAAAAACTGTAATTAACACTGAAACTACTACAGGACTCCTTCAGCAAGTCCATCTTTTAGTGATAAAACTACTGTACTGGGCAAACTTGGCAGTCATAAACCCACAGCTATTATGACAAATCTTGAAGGTGGTGTAAGTATAACAGTATGAGTAAGAATGCCCTTACACAGCACAGGTTCTAGATATACACAGATTTGTACAGACATCATTTATGTTATActttatggaaataatttccatttcaacTTCACATTAActcatataaaaataacttgagCTACACAAACGTCCTTTTAGCAACATTCAACGTAATTAACTGTTAAAATTTCCAAAGTGGCAGAGGTAttgaagcaaaaagaaacccacaaaaaggcaaaattgtGACAAGTATGCACTAATTTAAACGGCTTCTGGACAGTATCCTCTCCCAATTTAAATGACACTGTataaaaatgttgcagaaaaatgttacaaaacTGAACCCTGCACATTTACACTGGAGTCCAAACCATTCTGGACATGACGGGAACCCACAGTTCTGTTACCTTTCATGCtcactgttttctcctcttgaGGATCATGATTGGAGTCTGTGTCATTTGAGTGGTGAGTGAGAGAGTTTTCACTGCCAGTGGGAGAGTCTACACTTTCATACCCAGTACTGAGCTGGTTTATGTAGCTACCACCTCCTCTACCAGTTCTATCTTCAGAGTGGTTGGACAGCTTATTACCGTTCCCTGGAGAAGCCGGGAAGTCATCTTCCGTGCCGCTACCCTCCCTATAAAATCCAGGCCCAGACGTCCGCTGATGGGAGGAGCTACCATTGCTTGGTCCGTTTGCCAGACGGCTGCAGTCTTTacccacagcctctccctggTCTGTAGGCTCAGAAGATGGAGTCCTGCTGGTACCTGGGTTGGAGGCctgggactgctgctgctggtacTGCGCCAACTGCTGGCGAGTCTCCTTCAACTGCTGCTGAAGAACTAGAATGGTACTCTGCATACCCTCTACCTCCTCATCAAGCTGGATGATGAAGTCATTCAATTctatataaagaaaacacatttgttgCAAATACTTAATAGCCCATATATAGCTTGGATCTCAagacaaaaaatttaaaatcctgTCACTTGACATTTTATGCTGAAATTTTTCAACAGACTATTTTTCAGCCATCAGGTATGCACTGGTTTTGATACTCTGCCTCTGAAGGAGGAAATGCTTACCTATCATCTACATACTTTTTATACTGCTACTcggaatatataaaaatatatgagaagaaattaatttctgggcAAGAAAGGAGGATATTTGGAAAACAGCTCAATTCCAACAATTAATATTTCACAAGTAGATCCTCATGTATCTACTTTTACTCAAGCATAAAACCTTAGCAGAAACACTATAAAAGTCACCATGAACCACATCTGTATATAATAGATCTGAATAATTACAAAAGCCTATTCAGTgacaaaaaaagatttcagtcaCATTTCAAGGAAATTTCAGCTCTTAATCCTTTAAATCCTGCATAACAggacactaaaaaaaaaaaatactttcttaccAACAAAACTGTTAACTAATTCCACAAGGTGTTTTATTACTTATGGAccaagaaaaagtattttacaattAGAATGCATTTTGGAGCAAACCAAATTTGAcctgaaaacagtaaaagaaacactgaatcCCTTAGTCTTCAATTCAACTGCATCATTGATATCACGgagcaaataaaatgcaaactaCTTATTATCGtaaaaattcataaaattaaCGTGTTCTTGCTGCTATGGaaaaaatcattagaaaaaCTGCTATTGCAGGATTATTATAGCCTTTGTTCGTATGGAGAAGAAGCAAGAGGGGCTAAGAACACATCTCCATTCTGGAGCTTACTTTACTGCTTCAAGAGCAGAAATCTTTAAAGAACGTCTATGCTTGCTTCAATTATGAACTGGATAAATTTAGATGAAGTGCATGATCTAAACAGTAGTTAAGAAGCAAAAGGGTAACGATTCCAACAACAGGTCTTTACATTAAGAGTTCTAgttatgtattattttatactgCTACTTTCTCAAAAATATGATCCtatggggggcagggggtggaaTCTATCCTTAAAAACACAGGATATGTCAGACTTAAAAAATGCCAAATCAAGTCTATGCTATCTTACAGACTTCAgttgtaaaacaaaaccatatcCAGCTTTATGTGTCTAAGTAGCTCATGTCCCAAGACTTATTGTAATAAGCAGATAACCTACTCTGCAACATTCTACCAAAAAACACTGATTCTATGCAGAACTCTcaactgaagattttttaactttgcatttTCCCCTCCGTTTAAATTACGCAAGAGGTCAGAGTTTATAGGTAATTTCAGTTTAGGTTTACGATGCTGTAAAATTTGGACTGTGAACACAATAAGGAGGTATTTTTGTTCACCTGAGTTacctaagcaaaaaaaaaaaatctgtttttattattcttagGCATTGTTAAAaagttgttgatttttttaaaaatgatttcaAAATGAGTCAGTTAACAAGAAGCATTCTGTTCTCAGTGCATGCTTAGCTTCATGCAATGTTAACAGCTTTCATCTTACCAATTCACCAACGTGTGCAGTCTAAACATTCCCTATTAAATAGCAAGACCTACAGTACAAAATCTAGCAATTTCAAATTCAAACACTGCATTACTGGAGCTGCAAATCCCACCAGTCCCCCAAAGTTAATTTTAggggaggttttttgtttgtttcttttttcaaattaagacTACCAGTGAAGACTTACAATTGTCATATTTTACTTGATATTGTCCTTTCATTCTGGCAAAGATGGTTTTACAGTATGTGTATCATCAGGAAATTAAACTAGCAGAAGTGCAAGGCaacttccattttcttaaaaaaatcccttaccATCCTGACTGCTTTTAAGTTCCTCACtatatttcttctgtaaagCCAACTCTGCCTCAAGCTGTGCAATACGTCCTTGGGACAGCTGCCTTCCAAGCTCTTGATTCTCCTGGATAAGCATTCGACACTTCGCCATTAACTTTTTGCCTGTTTGGCTGCAAAGGAAAGAGCCATCTATcacaaaatgaatataaaacCTTCAGCAATCTTCCTCAATCACAATTACAGACAAAAAGGAGATGCAATTTCTGCATGTCACAATTCAAGGAACATTATGCCTCAACATAATTGTCATAGCAGAAAGTCTCCCTATAGTTACCACGTGCTGTTCCAATGCCAGTTGATCTTCTGTCGCTGTCCCATAAAGTGGAAGGCAAGTTTTATTACTGCAAATACGAATAAgcatattgttctttttttgataCCAACATCTGGATTATCAGTATGCATAATCTTGCATGTGCTAATTCTCAatggaattaaatatttgattaaaGATGTGCCTTGTAATTCAAAAGATCAAGTACTGCATAAAAATTACATGTGTAAACTGAATTATAAACAAAAACCTTCTTCATTTATTGTGCTAGTAAAATTTTGGGGTGAAGAGAAGAAAGTTGCTTGGGGGAAAATATTAAACCCCATGTTCATTTTTCATAGTGACATCTATTTTTAAGAGGCTCAGACATTCTTTTGAATGCTGTTCAGGTactcttgtttaaaaaattagatGTCTATTTTTCAACTCAGTTTATTCTGTAATACTGTCAAATATTACAGTAATGCACACAGTCTGTCTCATGATTTCTATGGTCAGCTTTTCCTAAGCACATCTTCCATGGTGAGGAGAAAGTAAAATGTAGTTAAAAATTGACAGGAAATTAAGGAAGGAGTATATTATTAATCTACTTCCTTTAGAATGACAGATTTCAGATCATGAGTAATGATCATTAGGATGTCCAGTTTCTGAAGAATAGGGAAatagtcaggaaaaaaatattctgaactgACAAGATTTTCTTTACTAAGTGGTTAACACCACACATCTTTAATCTTCACGATAAAAATTGCATTGTAAAGCATTATAGGAAGTAGTATGCAAATTAATATATAGGCAATACAGCTGACtccataaaagagaaaaattaaagtcCTTTAAGACTCTTGGTCTGCCAAAGTCAGGATAGCAACCACAAACAGTTCTCCTTTCAACAGGCTCAGCAACATAATGAAGCTGTCCTCTTTTCTACAGAAGTGTAagttctgccaaaaaaaaaaaaacccaacccaaactTGAACAGGTTTATTGTGAATTCAATGGCAGGACTTGCATTACTTTGAGACCAAGAAGgtcatttaaattttgtttgtttgcttttaaacaagTGACAAAGATTGAAAGAAATTTTGAGGATTAAAAAAGTAGAACAGGAAACTTCTGCTACAATTCACAGCCACGGTTCTCTCCTGCAACCAAAATACCCAACCAAAAGAATTTAAGATAATAATTTCCTTATCAACTACCTTTTAAGCATTCGAGCCTTAGACAACTTTTAAGTTCTGCCAACTCTGCCCCATTTAACATTTTCCGACTGACTCTCCCAAATCTTTCAGATGGGCTGCTCCAGAAGGAATCTGGCTGTGTAAAGTCCTGGAAGCCTGAAACTCTGCTAAAGGCAGcaacctgttttctttcttgatgtGATGTCCAATGCCAGGTCCTTGAAGTTTAAATTGTGCTGACCTAATACAGTCCAAGTCGCACACTTAAGATGCAAGTTTCCTTAGAGATGTTCATTCTGTGTAAAGCAGGACCACTTTGGAGATAACCAATGTGACATATCCCAAAAGTTATTAGGCAGACATGCAATGATTTTTAGCCATTTGCAAATTCCTGTTACTGTATTCATCATTACTACAAGTTGAAGAAGTTCACAGTGCTTAAGTCATTTAATGCTTTGCTCTTCACAAAACAATGTCAACTGTAGAATTAGCAAGTACCAGTTACCTTGGAATTGGGACAATTTTAGAATCccattaatttcttcatgttAACTCCTgccaaaatgtaaaatacttaTTACCTGTATAGAAATTTGCATAGTTACCTATAATGCTATTTCTTCCCATCAAAATTTTTCCAGATGTTCTGAACTAGTATGGTGCCAAGTAACCTCCCCTTGCAATTTATAACAAAGACAATGCATGCAATAATATAAAATCCAGTAACTATTAAAATAACTCCTATTAGCTGTAAAACTGTTTGGCATTGCTTTCACAAATCCTCTTGAACATACATGCAACAGAACCTGTAAGAATACAAGTGGTTAAATTTCAGAAGACTAGTGTTTGTTGTACTCTGCTTAACTGCAAATGACATTTCTACTAATTTTTAATCCAAGTGTGTACTCTATGTTTAATGATGGTTGAAATGGCTTAGCAAAGCCATTCCTTTGATTACATGCCCTTTTACTTCTCCCTCCAGACATCAGCAATGATTATGCTGTACACCCTCATCTATGGTTAAGACCCAGAACTAATACCGCTTAGGGTTGCCATTAACATGTTACCCTAAGAACACCAGTTAGGGATCTGAATAGGAGCATCATCTCTTTCAAAAACTAGGTCAGATGCCATGAAATAAGAGTAGTTGCATACAAGGATGGAcaattaaagcaattaaaggGGGGCGGGAtgcaaagagaatgaaaaaaatcctataaaTACTTTACATGAGTCATCATTTCTTTacctttccagaaataaaaatcaataaaatctTAACCCAGTTAATGAAGACAGCCTCAATTATTTACCAGGACATAACTCTAGTTTTCTGTATTCCAGCTCCTGCATATATGAATTATGCACATTCACACCACTGACTTAAAATTATATGATGCATATTAGGGTACGCTGTAgctacagaaataacaaaattgtCTTTTGATACTTTTGCTTGAAAGAAAGTGGTAAGTTACTTGTCTCTCCTCAGTTGTACACACACATTTAGAGCCTGAGGACTTAAGAAAACAACCAACCTGTATctaaatgtattaaataattttctgaactCCAAGTTAAACAAGCAATCTGCATGGCATGCCTCTATCCGCACATTATAGTGAGCTTTACAAATGGCTTGGTAACACGTTTACAATTTATTAATGCAAGTCTTACCTGTTTTGATGCTAGATCATTAAAATCTTAGATACTGCTATAGCAAAATCATCCCAGATgtatcagttttaaaaaggtaaagtttttctgtaggtttttcttttgctgttaagTCATTACTCAcgcaaaaaaaataaacctgcatAAGTATACTACTCTTTGATCCCATATCATCTGAGGCACACACAGTTAAGATACTTCCAAGTTAAAAATACGTAATGCCATCTCAATAGAACTCATCAAAACAGTTAGAATACATCACCTTCTGTGACagctgggtggtttttttttaaatttaaaactgaattttctagGATCAGACTGAGTCATAAAACATTGCccaactgttttgaaaatcaaaacCTCAGATTACTAAATAGAACTCAATTCgctaaggaagaaaataaacacacaaatgCTATACCAAATCTGCATTTTGCTTTACACACCTCAGACATGCACTCCCAACTGTCCCGGATCGCTACTCTTACAAGTAACTTGGGACAATAGAACAGAGGCATCAATAGAGCAGCAAAGGCTCCTTCACTGATTCCACCAAGgaaaatgcatgcatttaagttttttggtttgttaaaatactgactttgttttcagagaacGAGACAATGCAGAAATAACAACCTGTTCAATTCTCGTTCATCCCAGGAGTTTCACAATACAACAGTATAACCAGCAGTGTTCCTTGAACTATATATTACAACTATTTCAAGGCACATTTTATATAGAAGTGCAGTACAAAAAACCCAGGTGtacaaaggaataaaaacacCCCACCAACACTGAAGACAGGTGCCATTGTGTGCCTTCTGTATTGAGCATTTGAGATCAGTTCTTAGTATAGAAGATagaaaaattctcatttctgCATGAAAACATGCAGTGAAATACTTATCACAACCAGTTTCTTATACATGCTAGTTGTGATCAAATATATATTGCTTCCAACAATTTTAAACCTGCAGTTAGATAGAACGTACATTTTCGTACAGTCCTAATTTTGAGGCGTCCACAGTATTACCAACCATCCAGAAAACAGTTCATTATTTAGCAACATTGACTTAAGGCTCCGTCAAGTGCTAGAGAGCCCAAAGGCTAAACAGTCAAATGTGTACACTACCACTGTTGTGATATCAAATAGCACTCTCATGGCTATTCAAAACTGTAAACTCTTTAACGCAAAATTCACCTCATCGAGTTTTGACCCAGCAGTTCAGTGAACAAGCAGGAAGTCCACAGTCTTATTGGCAAAACTGACTTACAGTGTCTCTAAGTCACTAGGCTCAAGGTTAAGAGCGAAGCATATTCCACTTCTACATTTTACGGGAATTTTACATGTTCAATTCATGATTTATAATCTCTAGGTTCTCTCTCCTCCAAACTGTCTGTAGACACAGTGTGCCACAGACTTAAGACTTCTGTTTCTCCCtctattttcttcaaatagaACAATTTTGCAAATGTCTACATGTtctagaaaagattttttttttcgaAGATGGCCATTTCTTCAGAATAGTCCGACGCCGTCAGGCCTCTGAAGcaaaggggggagaaaaaagctgaaacacAAGGTTCATCTGGTAAGTTTTACATTAAGCATTACAAGCTGGACAGTATAAGAATGTGGCTTTTGCCTCAAAACGTCTGAGTCTTGGTGTGGAAACGAGTACTTGGCTGTCCCACCATAGCATTCTCGTAGTGGGACTGTCAGGGAAGTCTTGACTGGggagtatttgttttgtttacctATCAGGCGTAAATTTCCAGGCACTCAGTTCATTTTGGGCTTGTTCCAGTTTGTCTTTAGTCTGTTCCAGTTCACCtttcatttttaggaaaaacaagttGATGGCTGGGTCCACCATTGTTGATCGCAGTTGGGCAACACTAGGCTGCTGGACTTGCTTGAGGTACTGAATCTGATTCtgcataaaataagaaaaaagactgTTATTTatacaatattaaataaaattttgaaatcaTTTAGATACAAATAGTTATTCCAAAGGTAACATCAAGGAAGCTTGCCTTCTTTCAACACTGTAACCTGAAAAAGGCAGGCTAAAAATCTTTTGCCCACCTGCACCCTACCAATGTGCATTTTCACCCaatcccccatcccaccacctgTCAAGCTTAAACTTTAaaggccaatttttttttctctctctctgctttgaattattttctgcatgtcAGTTTACATTTGCCAAAGCAATGACTAGAGCATTGTaatcctccttttcttttatatctgCCTGCActcttttttgggaaaaaaaaaaagtatatacaaGGAGTTATCTGCTTAAAACAGCCAATATCCATGTAACTTCAGTGAAAGTTATTGCGGAACATTACAGCTAATATCTATGagcaatatttttaagcaagtaCTAAAAAGGTTTTTACAAACTTCAAACAAGTACTAGGGCTTTTTGCAAATGCAATAGTCACTTGTAATGCAagtttgcatatttatttttttaaacaaaataatttaacatcagttaaatttttaaacaaaataaatgaacatcAGTTGAACAGATTTTGGTTGGATTTTATTCTCTTGCAATAACCACAACCCAAAAGATTTACGATTTTATGATTTATAACCCAGAAGACTTACAATACAAGCAAAATTTCAGAAGGAGTAATTGTGagaggatttcttttaaatacagcattcaCCAGTCACAACTTGCATCAACTTGCATGTATTTAAATAGGATTAACTTTTTTGGAAGTTTCTTATATTTTAATCCCATCACAAGAATCTTAAAATGTACTCAACAGTACGTTTAGAATCCAGCTAATCGCTCAAATCACATCAGACTACACAGAGAGTGTTCATTCTTAAGTTCAATTTATTATGATCCCTGTATCATACACATTTCTTCATCAGAAAGAGGTGAACAAAATCAcatgagattaaaaaagaaacattaattgAAAGTCGGGAGTTTTGTCTCCTGCTGCACACACAATCTTGCAACCAGATTTCATAGCAAAAGAGTCTCACTGACAAACAGTACAAGGCATCACCAGCGAAATCGAGGGAAGGAGTCTCCCTCCGCACTTGGCTTTACTTGGGACAAGCAGTACAGTCAAAAAGCACTGTCAGTTTAACCATCTTCCTGTATATACAGTTACTCTGTTACAGGGTCTTTACACAGCAATGCTGAAAAAGTGTAAGTACGAACATTTAATCTATCTTAAAAATGTGCAGTAGTGACCTCAGTCACTTCCTGACTGAGGACAACATATGCTCTAATTTATATATTGTTAAGCAGCAACAACTCTTGGCTTTTATTTCAACTAAGTGATTTCAAAGTTattgaaataactgaaatatttccactgaTTTCACATTAATTTGatattatcaaaataaaaatatttagctacttacaaaaaaattgaaataaacatCATACTTTAAGTTTTAAATAGACAAACTTTTATGTGtccagaaagaaatataaagagaacaaagcactgcataaaaatattttcaagaaataaagcACTCAAGAAACCACCTACAAACTTTTCTATCTGCACAACTTTCTGACGCTTGCACTACTGGAAGTATTTCAACAACCTGTCAATTCTTTGAGGGCTAGCACTAGTAGGGGGTGAAACAGCTAGTTTAACAGATATCTGCACACATACAGACACTCCAGCTGGCAACGTATTCCAGGAATATAATTACGCTACAGCAACATGGTTCCCAACCTATTTTTAGACAGGCAtcattga comes from Ciconia boyciana chromosome 3, ASM3463844v1, whole genome shotgun sequence and encodes:
- the WTAP gene encoding pre-mRNA-splicing regulator WTAP, coding for MTNEEPLPKKVRLSEADFKVLPRDELILRWKQYEAYVQALEGKYTDLNSNDVTGLRESEEKLKQQQQESARRENILVMRLATKEQEMQECTNQIQYLKQVQQPSVAQLRSTMVDPAINLFFLKMKGELEQTKDKLEQAQNELSAWKFTPDSQTGKKLMAKCRMLIQENQELGRQLSQGRIAQLEAELALQKKYSEELKSSQDELNDFIIQLDEEVEGMQSTILVLQQQLKETRQQLAQYQQQQSQASNPGTSRTPSSEPTDQGEAVGKDCSRLANGPSNGSSSHQRTSGPGFYREGSGTEDDFPASPGNGNKLSNHSEDRTGRGGGSYINQLSTGYESVDSPTGSENSLTHHSNDTDSNHDPQEEKTVSMKGNRTVGSRHVQNGLDSSVNVQGSVL